In one Candidatus Eisenbacteria bacterium genomic region, the following are encoded:
- a CDS encoding acyl-CoA dehydrogenase family protein gives MPSRVGRRAPLAPAPRAEASRPPRAPTATPRPGASASTSSFAPTTRAARHTADRRASASSTHLTPHPHAPLSAPPPSASRSRRRTHRGRPRGPVLRIASATFRRQYATRSAEAAAPAVARAARSATNPEALHREGGRAPQVPTETATSAGLSFELSEEALQVREMVRDFAESEIRPIAARIDETHEFPTENVRKLAELGLLGMFVPEEYGGAGMTYQAYVVAIEELSRVCASHGVIASVNNSLVCYPLMTYASHEQKKRWLEPLAKGELLGAYCLTEPNAGSNAANQQTTAVLDGDEWVLNGSKIFITNAGPADVLITYAATDRAAGPKGISAFIVDAKVPGVRKGKKEHKLGIHASDTREIYYENARIPKDCLFGELNKGYSVALATLGGGRIGIAAQALGIAQACVEAAVAYANTREQFDRKIGEFDAIRQMLADSAVELETARLLVYQSAWLRDQGRPHVKEASLAKWHASEAASRCANLAVQVHGGYGYMTEYHVERYLRDAKICEIYEGTTEVQKMVVAGQVLKEHALS, from the coding sequence ATGCCTTCGCGCGTCGGGCGCCGCGCCCCGCTCGCGCCAGCGCCTCGAGCAGAAGCTTCGCGCCCGCCTCGCGCGCCGACCGCGACACCGCGCCCAGGCGCCAGCGCTTCGACCAGCAGCTTCGCGCCCACCACGCGAGCCGCCCGCCACACCGCGGACCGTCGCGCCAGCGCTTCAAGCACACACCTCACGCCCCACCCCCATGCCCCGCTCTCCGCGCCACCGCCGAGCGCCAGCCGGAGCCGACGACGCACCCACCGCGGTCGCCCGCGCGGTCCGGTCCTGCGCATTGCCAGCGCGACGTTTCGGAGGCAATATGCGACCCGCTCCGCGGAGGCGGCCGCTCCCGCCGTGGCACGCGCCGCGCGGAGCGCGACCAACCCCGAGGCCCTCCACCGCGAGGGCGGGAGAGCCCCACAGGTGCCCACGGAAACGGCCACGTCCGCCGGCCTCTCGTTCGAGCTGAGCGAGGAGGCCCTGCAGGTCCGCGAGATGGTGAGGGATTTCGCCGAGAGCGAGATCCGCCCGATCGCGGCGCGGATCGACGAGACCCACGAGTTTCCGACCGAGAACGTCAGGAAGCTGGCGGAACTCGGGCTGCTCGGCATGTTCGTGCCCGAGGAGTACGGCGGCGCGGGCATGACCTACCAGGCCTACGTGGTCGCGATCGAGGAACTCTCGCGCGTGTGCGCGAGCCACGGCGTCATCGCCTCCGTCAACAACTCGCTCGTCTGCTACCCGCTCATGACCTACGCGAGCCACGAGCAGAAGAAGCGCTGGCTCGAGCCGCTCGCGAAGGGCGAGCTGCTGGGCGCGTACTGCCTGACCGAGCCGAACGCGGGCAGCAACGCGGCGAATCAGCAGACGACCGCGGTGCTCGACGGCGACGAGTGGGTGCTGAACGGCTCGAAAATCTTCATCACCAACGCGGGGCCGGCCGACGTGCTGATCACCTACGCGGCGACCGACCGGGCCGCGGGCCCCAAGGGCATCTCGGCGTTCATCGTGGACGCGAAGGTGCCGGGCGTGCGCAAGGGCAAGAAGGAGCACAAGCTCGGCATTCACGCCTCGGACACGCGCGAGATCTACTACGAGAACGCCCGCATTCCGAAGGACTGCCTGTTCGGCGAGCTCAACAAGGGCTACTCGGTGGCGCTGGCGACGCTGGGCGGCGGCCGCATCGGCATCGCCGCGCAGGCGCTGGGCATCGCGCAGGCGTGCGTCGAGGCGGCGGTCGCCTACGCGAACACGCGCGAGCAGTTCGACCGCAAGATCGGCGAGTTCGACGCGATCCGGCAGATGCTCGCGGACTCCGCGGTCGAGCTCGAGACGGCGCGGCTGCTGGTGTACCAGTCCGCGTGGCTGCGCGACCAGGGCCGGCCGCACGTGAAGGAGGCCTCGCTCGCCAAGTGGCACGCCTCGGAGGCGGCCTCGCGCTGCGCGAACCTCGCCGTGCAGGTGCACGGCGGCTACGGCTACATGACCGAGTACCACGTCGAGCGCTACCTGCGCGACGCGAAGATCTGCGAAATCTACGAAGGCACCACCGAAGTGCAGAAGATGGTGGTGGCCGGCCAGGTGCTGAAGGAGCACGCGCTGTCCTGA